One Acropora palmata chromosome 2, jaAcrPala1.3, whole genome shotgun sequence genomic window carries:
- the LOC141870530 gene encoding uncharacterized protein LOC141870530 has product MTDNELFSCATKFQKRPTKKITFLPLRTEIDHILVRKKWESSVKDTGSFSNPDINSDHKMLSSKIQLCFRCTPTTSVKRPFKRQWSLLLEEKHQKLRAEFESTFHNRYAALAALQDDPETDTYSALAQAALETGETILPPTPRQNRRIPWNDADIQALREKKRLAKNKSDKQKLSHQLSDLYAGKVTKYIDEQCKIVEAAHPAAEYRVAWKAVKEISGNRKPNPHRIIGGSPQERKERWQIHFQTLLNVHRPNQDSSQAEFNPTPVSDLLPISTDSISPEEFDSAFQKLRYKAPGNDEIPAEFFKFGIARCPTT; this is encoded by the coding sequence ATGACTGACAACGAACTCTTCTCTTGTGCAaccaaattccaaaaaaggCCTACTAAGAAGATCACCTTTTTGCCGTTGCGCACCGAAATTGATCATATCCTTGTAAGGAAGAAATGGGAAAGTAGTGTCAAGGACACTGGCTCCTTCTCAAATCCAGATATCAACTCGGACCACAAAATGCTCTCCTCTAAGATCCAACTCTGCTTCCGATGCACTCCAACAACCTCTGTTAAAAGACCTTTTAAACGGCAGTGGTCCTTGCTTCTGgaagaaaaacatcaaaaacttAGAGCTGAATTTGAAAGCACCTTCCACAACCGCTATGCAGCCCTTGCCGCCCTTCAAGATGACCCTGAGACAGACACATATAGCGCTCTTGCTCAGGCCGCTCTAGAAACAGGCGAAACTATTCTTCCACCCACACCTCGCCAAAACCGCCGGATCCCGTGGAATGACGCAGACATCCAAGCGCTCAGGGAGAAAAAACGGCTGGCCAAGAACAAATCTGACAAACAGAAGCTTAGTCATCAGCTATCAGATCTTTATGCTGGAAAAGTCACCAAATACATTGATGAGCAATGCAAAATTGTAGAAGCAGCCCATCCAGCAGCGGAGTACAGAGTTGCTTGGAAAGCTGTTAAGGAAATCTCCGGAAACAGGAAGCCCAATCCACATCGAATCATAGGAGGTAGCCcacaggaaagaaaagaacggTGGCAAATCCATTTCCAAACATTGCTCAATGTTCACCGCCCTAACCAAGATTCATCTCAAGCTGAGTTCAACCCCACACCTGTGTCTGATCTTCTACCAATATCCACCGACTCAATCTCCCCCGAAGAATTCGATTCGGCATTCCAGAAGCTCAGGTACAAAGCGCCTGGCAATGACGAAATCCCAGCAGAATTCTTCAAATTCGGAATCGCTCGCTGCCCAACTACTTAA
- the LOC141870653 gene encoding uncharacterized protein LOC141870653 — MGMLRPFQQGQDGSSAQQKKRTMKATGSLYRLDPFLDQDGVLRVGGRIQRGHFTDDTKFPVILPRKGHITSLIIKYFHEKVQHQGRSMSVNEIRGNGYWVIGGTSAVASKIANCVTCRELRGTVQEQKMSDLPGDRLKPAPPFTYCAVDCCGPWYIKEGRKEVKKYVASRAVNLEVSNTLETVSFVNASRRFICRRGPVRQLRSDQGTNFIGAKR; from the coding sequence ATGGGAATGCTAAGGCCGTTTCAACAAGGACAAGATGGATCATCTGCGCAGCAGAAGAAGAGGACCATGAAAGCAACAGGTTCATTGTACCGCCTCGACCCATTCCTTGACCAGGATGGAGTGCTGCGGGTCGGTGGTCGGATTCAGCGAGGGCATTTCACAGATGATACAAAGTTCCCAGTCATCCTTCCGAGGAAAGGCCACATAACAAGCCTGATCATTAAGTACTTCCATGAGAAGGTTCAGCATCAAGGTCGTAGCATGTCCGTGAATGAGATCCGAGGCAATGGATACTGGGTTATTGGCGGCACATCAGCTGTGGCAtccaaaattgcaaattgtgtTACCTGCCGGGAGTTACGAGGAACAGTTCAGGAGCAGAAAATGTCAGACCTGCCGGGAGATCGTCTGAAACCGGCACCCCCATTTACGTACTGCGCTGTCGACTGCTGTGGTCCCTGGTATATCAAGGAGGGACGCAAGGAAGTAAAGAAGTATGTTGCATCAAGAGCCGTAAATCTTGAAGTCTCAAACACCTTGGAAACTGTTTCGTTTGTCAACGCCTCTCGTCGTTTCATCTGCAGAAGGGGTCCTGTACGTCAGCTGCGCAGTGACCAAGGAACAAATTTCATCGGAGCGAAAAGATAG